One genomic region from Cytophagales bacterium encodes:
- a CDS encoding hydrogenase: MQVVSSVREPLVTGKKTMGNVTDDITRQVIGKPTISWMLTVGFVLGLLTLGMISLYFTLFEGIGMWGLNKTIGWAWDITNFVWWIGIGHAGTLISAILLLFRQKWRNSINRSAEAMTIFAVMCAGLFPIIHMGRPWVGFYWVFPLPNTFGSLWVNFNSPLLWDVFAISTYFIVSLVFWYMGLIPDLATIREKVQNKVSKFIYGILSFGWIGSVKDWQRYEQVSLILAGIATPLVLSVHSVVSMDFATTLVPGWHTTIFPPYFVAGAMFSGFAMVLTLMLITRKVFKLENYITRGHIESMNKIIILTGSIVGIAYITEFFIAWYSGVPYEQYAFINRSTGPYWWAYAVMMTCNVLSPQLFWIKKIRRSLIGTFILSIVINIGMWFERFVIITTSLHREYLPSGWAMFYPTLIDMGDFLFSLAFFFLCFLLFAKVLPVINMWEVKSILKSSSDRVNGKES, translated from the coding sequence ATGCAAGTAGTATCTTCCGTAAGAGAACCCTTAGTCACAGGCAAAAAAACCATGGGCAATGTGACCGATGACATAACCAGGCAGGTGATTGGTAAACCTACCATCTCCTGGATGCTGACAGTAGGATTTGTGCTCGGACTTTTAACACTTGGAATGATCTCTTTATACTTCACATTATTCGAAGGCATCGGTATGTGGGGATTGAACAAGACAATAGGCTGGGCATGGGACATAACCAACTTTGTTTGGTGGATAGGGATCGGGCATGCGGGAACGCTCATTTCTGCCATATTATTGCTTTTTAGGCAAAAATGGAGAAATTCCATCAACCGTTCAGCCGAAGCAATGACGATTTTTGCTGTGATGTGTGCTGGTTTATTTCCAATTATACACATGGGCCGTCCCTGGGTTGGGTTTTATTGGGTGTTTCCATTACCCAACACATTTGGTTCGCTGTGGGTCAATTTCAACTCACCTTTATTGTGGGATGTGTTTGCAATAAGCACCTATTTTATTGTTTCTTTAGTTTTCTGGTATATGGGCTTAATACCTGATCTGGCCACGATACGCGAAAAAGTCCAAAATAAAGTATCTAAATTCATCTATGGCATATTGAGCTTTGGCTGGATTGGTTCCGTAAAAGACTGGCAAAGATATGAACAGGTAAGCTTGATTTTAGCCGGTATTGCTACCCCGCTTGTATTATCAGTACATTCAGTTGTAAGTATGGATTTTGCCACTACCCTGGTGCCGGGCTGGCATACCACTATATTCCCGCCCTATTTCGTGGCGGGAGCTATGTTTTCCGGCTTTGCTATGGTGTTGACCTTAATGCTTATTACCCGAAAGGTATTTAAGCTGGAAAATTACATAACCAGGGGACACATTGAATCCATGAATAAGATCATAATTCTTACCGGCTCTATTGTCGGTATCGCCTATATTACAGAATTCTTTATTGCCTGGTACTCAGGCGTGCCTTACGAGCAATATGCCTTTATAAACAGGTCTACGGGTCCTTACTGGTGGGCTTATGCGGTCATGATGACCTGTAATGTGTTGTCACCGCAGCTTTTTTGGATAAAGAAAATAAGAAGAAGCTTAATTGGTACATTTATTTTGTCAATCGTGATCAATATAGGCATGTGGTTTGAACGTTTTGTGATCATTACAACTTCGTTGCACAGGGAGTATCTTCCATCTGGTTGGGCTATGTTCTACCCAACGCTCATAGATATGGGCGATTTCCTGTTTTCACTGGCTTTTTTCTTCCTCTGTTTCTTATTATTTGCAAAGGTACTACCGGTGATAAATATGTGGGAGGTGAAGTCAATTTTGAAATCGTCTTCGGATAGGGTGAATGGGAAGGAATCGTAG